In Ahaetulla prasina isolate Xishuangbanna chromosome 5, ASM2864084v1, whole genome shotgun sequence, the following are encoded in one genomic region:
- the SETD4 gene encoding SET domain-containing protein 4 isoform X1, with the protein MKKGRGRTYRKRHRKQSTAFSSSVNLSYKNEYILLKKWLKEKGYKNNNLNPALFSETGRGLMTTKTLQAEELIISLPEKCLLTSNTVLNSYLGEYILKWRPPISPLIALCSFLIAEKWFHRKSVWKPYLDLLPETYTCPVYLEQVTLNLFPEPLRRKAVDQLLFIHDLFTSSKQFFSSLQPLFSEDVEIIFNFSAFQWAWCTINTRTVFMKHSQKDCFSREPDIYALAPFLDLLNHNPKAQVKASFNENTKCYEIKTHLGYQKYKEVYICYGPHDNQRLLLQYGFVASDNPHSCVHVSTDTLLKYVYSEDKQKSTKLSILREHKMLDDLTFGWDGPSWTLLTALKLLCLEADEFSLWKKVVLGDVASRKNEEKSVAFATKICTSLMEETQHVLQKVSDLKNHDEQLVNQLTLVEALHTENLRILQLSYEILQHLLSTTI; encoded by the exons atgaagaaagGCAGAGGTCGAACTTACCGAAAGAGACACAGAAAACAATCGACAGCTTTTTCTTCAAGTG tAAATTTgagttataaaaatgaatatatactTCTCAAGAAGTGGTTGAAAGAAAAAGGCTAcaagaataataatttaaatcCAGCATTGTTTTCAG AAACAGGAAGGGGATTGATGACCACAAAAACACTTCAG GCCGAAGAACTGATTATTTCTTTGCCTGAAAAGTGCTTGCTTACTTCCAATACTGTGCTTAATAGTTACCTGGGAGAATACATTTTAAA ATGGAGGCCTCCAATTTCTCCCTTGATAGCATTATGTTCATTTTTAATAGCAGAGAAGTGGTTCCATAGGAAATCTGTGTGGAAACCATACCTGGATCTCTTACCTGAAACATACACCTGTCCTGTTTATTTGGAGCAAGTAACACTGAACCTTTTCCCTGAGCCCTTGAGAAGAAAGGCTGTCGATCAACTATTATTTATCCATGACCTTTTTACTTCTTCAAAGCAATTCTTCTCTTCTTTGCAGCCTTTATTTTCTGAAGATGTGGAGATTATTTTTAACTTCAGTGCCTTCCAGTGGGCCTGGTGCACTATAAATACAAGAACAGTGTTTATGAAACATTCACAGAAAGACTGTTTTTCTAGAGAGCCAGATATTTATGCTCTAGCTCCATTTCTGGATCTGCTAAATCACAATCCAAAGGCGCAG GTGAAAGCGTCATTTAATGAAAATACAAAATGTTACGAAATAAAAACACATCTGGGCTATCAGAAATACAAAGAAGTGTACATTTGTTATGGCCCTCATGACAACCAGCGACTACTTTTACAATATGGTTTTGTTGCTTCTGATAATCCACACAGCTGTGTGCATGTTAGTACAG ATACATTGCTTAAATATGTTTATTCAGAAGACAAACAGAAATCTACGAAACTTTCCATTTTACGAGAGCACAAGATGTTAGA TGATCTGACGTTTGGCTGGGATGGACCATCTTGGACACTTCTTACAGCCCTTAAATTGTTATGTCTTGAAGCAGATGAATT TTCTTTGTGGAAAAAAGTAGTGCTTGGAGATGTTGCTTCAAGGAAGAATGAAGAAAAGAGTGTGGCTTTTGCAACAAAAATATGTACGTCACTGATGGAAGAAACTCAGCATGTACTTCAGAAG GTTTCAGATTTAAAAAATCATGATGAACAACTTGTGAATCAACTGACTTTGGTGGAAGCATTACATACAGAAAATCTAAGAATCCTGCAGCTTTCATATGAGATTCTTCAGCATTTACTCTCCACAACCATTtaa
- the SETD4 gene encoding SET domain-containing protein 4 isoform X2 — translation MKKGRGRTYRKRHRKQSTAFSSSVNLSYKNEYILLKKWLKEKGYKNNNLNPALFSGRGLMTTKTLQAEELIISLPEKCLLTSNTVLNSYLGEYILKWRPPISPLIALCSFLIAEKWFHRKSVWKPYLDLLPETYTCPVYLEQVTLNLFPEPLRRKAVDQLLFIHDLFTSSKQFFSSLQPLFSEDVEIIFNFSAFQWAWCTINTRTVFMKHSQKDCFSREPDIYALAPFLDLLNHNPKAQVKASFNENTKCYEIKTHLGYQKYKEVYICYGPHDNQRLLLQYGFVASDNPHSCVHVSTDTLLKYVYSEDKQKSTKLSILREHKMLDDLTFGWDGPSWTLLTALKLLCLEADEFSLWKKVVLGDVASRKNEEKSVAFATKICTSLMEETQHVLQKVSDLKNHDEQLVNQLTLVEALHTENLRILQLSYEILQHLLSTTI, via the exons atgaagaaagGCAGAGGTCGAACTTACCGAAAGAGACACAGAAAACAATCGACAGCTTTTTCTTCAAGTG tAAATTTgagttataaaaatgaatatatactTCTCAAGAAGTGGTTGAAAGAAAAAGGCTAcaagaataataatttaaatcCAGCATTGTTTTCAG GAAGGGGATTGATGACCACAAAAACACTTCAG GCCGAAGAACTGATTATTTCTTTGCCTGAAAAGTGCTTGCTTACTTCCAATACTGTGCTTAATAGTTACCTGGGAGAATACATTTTAAA ATGGAGGCCTCCAATTTCTCCCTTGATAGCATTATGTTCATTTTTAATAGCAGAGAAGTGGTTCCATAGGAAATCTGTGTGGAAACCATACCTGGATCTCTTACCTGAAACATACACCTGTCCTGTTTATTTGGAGCAAGTAACACTGAACCTTTTCCCTGAGCCCTTGAGAAGAAAGGCTGTCGATCAACTATTATTTATCCATGACCTTTTTACTTCTTCAAAGCAATTCTTCTCTTCTTTGCAGCCTTTATTTTCTGAAGATGTGGAGATTATTTTTAACTTCAGTGCCTTCCAGTGGGCCTGGTGCACTATAAATACAAGAACAGTGTTTATGAAACATTCACAGAAAGACTGTTTTTCTAGAGAGCCAGATATTTATGCTCTAGCTCCATTTCTGGATCTGCTAAATCACAATCCAAAGGCGCAG GTGAAAGCGTCATTTAATGAAAATACAAAATGTTACGAAATAAAAACACATCTGGGCTATCAGAAATACAAAGAAGTGTACATTTGTTATGGCCCTCATGACAACCAGCGACTACTTTTACAATATGGTTTTGTTGCTTCTGATAATCCACACAGCTGTGTGCATGTTAGTACAG ATACATTGCTTAAATATGTTTATTCAGAAGACAAACAGAAATCTACGAAACTTTCCATTTTACGAGAGCACAAGATGTTAGA TGATCTGACGTTTGGCTGGGATGGACCATCTTGGACACTTCTTACAGCCCTTAAATTGTTATGTCTTGAAGCAGATGAATT TTCTTTGTGGAAAAAAGTAGTGCTTGGAGATGTTGCTTCAAGGAAGAATGAAGAAAAGAGTGTGGCTTTTGCAACAAAAATATGTACGTCACTGATGGAAGAAACTCAGCATGTACTTCAGAAG GTTTCAGATTTAAAAAATCATGATGAACAACTTGTGAATCAACTGACTTTGGTGGAAGCATTACATACAGAAAATCTAAGAATCCTGCAGCTTTCATATGAGATTCTTCAGCATTTACTCTCCACAACCATTtaa